A window of Etheostoma spectabile isolate EspeVRDwgs_2016 chromosome 18, UIUC_Espe_1.0, whole genome shotgun sequence contains these coding sequences:
- the sprtn gene encoding DNA-dependent metalloprotease SPRTN, with the protein MDEDFLLAIRLQEQFDNEYETSSYSSSSFEGNGFGQSSKKRKVEVAGGGSGVAPYWKPTVRPDRPLSIVDASWETLDPSPDVRAMFLEFNETFFWGKLSGVEVKWSPRMTLCAGVCSYEGRGGLCSIRLSEPLLKLRPRKDLVETLLHEMIHALLFVTQNNRDRDGHGPEFCKHMNRINSASGTKISIYHSFHDEVDVYRQHWWKCNGPCQHRRPYFGFVKRAMNRAPSAQDPWWEDHKRTCGGTYTKVKEPEGYGKKGKKDGKKDGKTSEKKTSEKKDSGNGKPSSYTTGSGSQDIRDIIPFSGKGFLLGGMSQSSASSPPSPPSHTPAVPSSLRKLFPPSSPAETLSSPVGPGLDNKGLSSASPSVRPAPSVRPAPSVGQKQPTKRSVSNTRAFVNINGSPVRIPKPHGSSSRSRDGDRAQQKSIEDLFNSFSRAAGRSSTSDPETQRDSRTSPASATSASPLTIPNHSAASSPRTSLPSPSEPSRSGVSAGTRGGPANPTLSEYFSRSNSDRTSAAAGGGRLSRKRPWDDGSRTSSSIADFFQKTSGSDSAASRGAGKTKSPAMQHRTATATASSSSSLQSSAGLNSLTPSSSSSSSSSALMVSCPACRAEVQESKINEHLDSCLS; encoded by the exons atgGATGAGGATTTTCTGCTCGCAATTCGGCTTCAGGAGCAGTTTGACAATGAATACGAGACATCATCATATTCATCAAGCAGCTTTGAGGGTAATGGCTTCGGACAAAGCAGTAAGAAGAGGAAAGTGGAGGTAGCTGGAGGGGGCAGCGGTGTTGCTCCCTACTGGAAGCCGACCGTCCGGCCCGACAGGCCGCTGTCCATCGTGGACGCGTCCTGGGAGACGCTGGACCCCAGTCCCGATGTCAGAGCCATGTTTCTGGAGTTCAATGAGACATTCTTCTGGGGGAAACTCAGCGGTGTCGAGGTTAAGTGGAGCCCAAGAATGACACT atgtgcTGGTGTGTGTTCCTACGAGGGTCGGGGGGGTCTGTGTTCGATCCGGCTCAGTGAGCCTCTGCTGAAGCTTAGACCCAGGAAAGACCTGGTGGAG acTCTCCTCCATGAAATGATTCACGCGCTGCTGTTTGTGACCCAGAACAACCGAGACCGAGACGGCCACGGCCCTGAGTTCTGCAAACACATGAACCGGATCAACAGCGCCAGTGGCACAAAGATATCT ATCTACCACAGCTTCCATGACGAGGTGGACGTGTACCGGCAGCACTGGTGGAAATGCAACGGGCCCTGTCAGCACCGCAGGCCCTATTTTGGCTTTGTGAAGAGGGCCATGAACAGGGCTCCATCTGCTCAGGATCCCTGGTGGGAGGACCACAAGAGGACGTGTGGAGGGACCTACACCAAGGTCAAGGAGCCGGAAGGATACGGCAAGAAAGGCAAGAAAGATGGTAAAAAGGATGGGAAGACCTCGGAGAAGAAGACCTCCGAGAAGAAGGACTCAGGCAATGGAAAGCCTTCAAGTTACACTACAG GCTCCGGCTCCCAGGACATCCGGGACATAATCCCCTTCAGTGGCAAAGGATTCCTCCTGGGAGGGATGTCCCAGTCCTCCGCCTcttcccccccatcccccccatcTCACACACCTGCAGTGCCTTCCTCTCTAAGGAAACTCTTCCCCCCTTCATCTCCGGCTGAAACTCTCAGTTCCCCCGTTGGCCCGGGCCTTGATAACAAAGGACTCTCTAGCGCCTCTCCCTCCGTCAGACCAGCTCCCTCCGTCAGACCAGCTCCCTCCGTGGGCCAGAAGCAGCCCACGAAGAGGTCTGTGAGCAACACGAGAGCTTTCGTCAACATCAACGGCTCGCCCGTGAGAATCCCCAAACCGCACGGCAGCAGCAGCCGGAGCCGAGACGGAGATAGAGCCCAGCAGAAGTCCATCGAAGACCTCTTCAACAGCTTCAGCAGGGCAGCGGGCCGGTCCTCCACGTCAGACCCAGAAACTCAAAGGGATTCACGGACATCACCAGCGAGTGCTACGTCTGCGTCTCCGTTAACTATTCCTAACCATTCAGCAGCCTCTTCTCCCAGAACATCTCTGCCCAGTCCTAGTGAACCCAGCCGGTCTGGAGTTTCAGCAGGGACCAGGGGCGGCCCTGCTAACCCAACCCTGTCTGAGTACTTCAGTCGTTCTAACAGCGACAGGACATCAGCAGCGGCTGGCGGGGGTCGGTTGTCGAGGAAGAGGCCGTGGGACGACGGCAGCAGAACCTCGTCCAGCATCGCTGACTTCTTCCAGAAGACGTCGGGCAGCGATTCAGCGGCATCACGGGGCGCGGGAAAGACCAAATCACCCGCAATGCAGCATAGGACCGCAACTGCCACcgcctcctcttcatcctctctcCAATCCTCAGCAGGGCTGAACAGCTTGACCCCCTCCTCGTCttcctcgtcttcctcctcgGCGCTGATGGTCAGCTGTCCTGCGTGCCGAGCAGAGGTGCAGGAGTCAAAGATCAATGAGCATCTTGATTCCTGCCTCTCCTGA